From the genome of Symphalangus syndactylus isolate Jambi chromosome 5, NHGRI_mSymSyn1-v2.1_pri, whole genome shotgun sequence, one region includes:
- the ACSM4 gene encoding acyl-coenzyme A synthetase ACSM4, mitochondrial → MKIFFRYQTFRFIWLTKPPGRHFHKDHRLWTPLTLADFEAINRCNKPLPKNFNFAADVLDQWSQKEKTGERPANPALWWVNGKGDEVKWSFRELGSLSRKAANVLTKPCGLQRGDRVAVILPRIPEWWLVNVACIRTGIVFMPGTIQLTAKDILYRLRASKAKCIVASEEVAPAVESIALECPDLKTKLLVSPQSRNGWLSFQELFQFASEEHSCVETGSQEPMTIYFTSGTTGCPKMAQHSQSSLGIGFTLCGRYWLDLKSSDIIWNISDTGWVKAAIGSVFSSWLCGACVFVHRMAQFDTDTFLDTLTTYPITTLCSPPTVYRMLVQKDLKRYKFKSLWHCLTGGEPLNPEVLEQWKAQTGLELYEGYGQTEVGIICANQKGQEIKAGSMGKGMLPYDVQIIDENGNVLPPGKEGEIALRLKSTRPFCFFSEYVDNPQKTAATIRGDFYVTGDRGVMDSDGYFWFVGRADDVIISSGYRIGPFEVESALIEHPAVVESAVVSSPDQIRGEVVKAFVVLAAPFKSYNPEKLTLELQDHVKKSTAPYKYPRKVEFVQELPKTITGKIKRNVLRDQEWRRR, encoded by the exons ATGAAGATTTTTTTCCGCTACCAGACATTTAGATTCATCTGGCTCACCAAGCCACCTGGCCGACACTTTCACAAAGATCACAGGCTTTGGACGCCTCTGACTCTTGCTGACTTTGAAGCCATAAATCGCTGTAACAAGCCATTGCCTAAAAACTTTAACTTTGCTGCAGACGTGCTGGACCAGTGGTCCCAAAAGGAGAAG ACAGGGGAGAGACCAGCTAACCCAGCCCTGTGGTGGGTGAATGGCAAAGGGGATGAGGTAAAATGGAGCTTCAGAGAACTGGGCTCCTTGTCCCGAAAAGCTGCCAACGTGCTCACCAAGCCCTGTGGCCTGCAGAGAGGAGACCGTGTGGCCGTGATTCTGCCCCGAATCCCTGAGTGGTGGCTGGTCAATGTAGCTTGCATACGAACAG GGATCGTCTTCATGCCGGGAACAATCCAGCTGACAGCAAAAGACATCCTCTACCGGCTGCGAGCATCCAAGGCCAAGTGCATTGTGGCCAGTGAGGAGGTGGCCCCAGCGGTGGAGTCCATTGCATTGGAGTGTCCTGACCTTAAGACAAAACTCCTGGTGTCTCCACAAAGCCGGAACGGGTGGCTCAGCTTCCAGGAGTTATTTCA ATTCGCCTCTGAAGAGCACAGCTGTGTGGAAACAGGAAGTCAAGAACCAATGACCATTTATTTCACCAGTGGGACCACAGGCTGTCCTAAAATGGCCCAGCACTCTCAGAGCAGCCTCGGCATTGGGTTCACCCTCTGCGGAAG GTATTGGCTGGACTTGAAGTCCTCAGATATCATATGGAATATTTCTGACACAGGCTGGGTCAAGGCCGCCATTGGCAGTGTGTTTTCTTCCTGGCTGTGTGGAGCCTGTGTTTTTGTGCATCGAATGGCACAGTTTGACACTGACACCTTCCTAGAC ACGCTTACCACTTATCCCATCACGACCCTGTGCAGTCCTCCCACCGTGTACCGGATGCTCGTGCAAAAAGACCTTAAGAG ATATAAATTCAAGAGTCTGTGGCACTGCTTGACCGGAGGGGAGCCACTCAACCCAGAAGTGCTGGAGCAGTGGAAGGCACAAACTGGGTTGGAGCTATATGAGGGCTACGGACAGACGGAAGTG GGAATAATTTGTGCCAATCAGAAAGGCCAAGAAATTAAAGCAggttcaatggggaaaggaatgcTGCCCTATGATGTCCAG aTTATAGATGAAAATGGCAATGTTCTACCACCTGGCAAAGAAGGGGAAATTGCCCTCAGACTCAAATCTACACGGcccttctgtttcttctctgAATATGTG GACAATCCACAGAAAACTGCTGCCACGATAAGAGGAGATTTTTATGTCACTGGAGACAGAGGAGTGATGGACAGTGATGGGTATTTCTGGTTTGTGGGCAGAGCTGATGATGTCATTATATCCTCTGG GTACCGTATTGGGCCATTCGAAGTGGAGAGTGCACTCATTGAGCACCCAGCAGTTGTTGAATCGGCTGTTGTCAGTAGTCCAGATCAAATCCGAGGAGAG GTGGTAAAAGCTTTTGTTGTCTTAGCTGCACCCTTTAAGTCCTACAACCCAGAGAAATTAACTCTTGAGCTTCAGGATCATGTGAAAAAATCAACTGCACCTTACAAATATCCAAGAAAG GTGGAATTTGTTCAAGAACTCCCAAAGACAATCACTGGGAAAATCAAACGCAACGTTTTAAGAGACCAAGAATGGAGACGAAGATAG